In Lepidochelys kempii isolate rLepKem1 chromosome 10, rLepKem1.hap2, whole genome shotgun sequence, a single window of DNA contains:
- the LOC140918468 gene encoding uncharacterized protein isoform X1 produces MGRLDDHAKKRIVELRKAGLSFRKIKKVLELDNIRVTPQAVYLFLKRKNVEPAQPPGASHLQPAGGRGSRRTAINQAGWEDEQLWNLLQENETEQNKQAEPRGSRQPGPRPPALPGRATMSCKEPHLNDNQDCKDSIKIISVTSLCKDSEQFGKVPAVPMGPSPVAQLSPINSDDCSGIRTSAVGSHPAPLPPAMVQQQLNSRGRMFLPPARNPALIVKKKIVDRAIHLQKKATIHNGHSPSDSTTVLPFLVGVQPASQPPRANPSVMAASMSHSAHVKDASTQTALLNPTCPSGNQNPVWGGQTLAPSPSPHAIAEKLDAVRTQVQKLTHAMHAVLERQCRMERQQEQQQRFQQEVLMTLQQLSSTVSHGTVPGNEPCVPFNSMADPLPTVPNFSQFKMELI; encoded by the exons ATGGGCCGCTTGGACGACCATGCCAAGAAGCGGATAGTGGAGCTGCGCAAAGCTGGGCTGAGCTTCCGCAAAATCAAGAAGGTCCTAGAGCTGGACAACATCCGGGTGACCCCGCAGGCTGTTTACCTGTTCCTCAAGCGTAAGAATGTGGAGCCGGCACAGCCTCCAGGAGCCTCCCATCTCCAACCAGCCGGAGGCCGGGGGAGTAGGAGAACGGCCATCAACCAGGCTGGCTGGGAGGACGAGCAGCTCTGGAACTTGCTGCAGGAAAATGAGACTGAACAGAACAAGCAGGCAGAGCCCAGGGGCAGCAGGCAGCCAGGTCCCAGGCCCCCAGCACTCCCCGGAAGAGCCACCATGAGCTGCAAGGAGCCACACCTCAATGACAACCAAGACTGCAAGGACAGCATCAAAATAATCAGTGTCACGTCGCTGTGCAAGGATAGTGAGCAGTTTGGGAAGGTGCCTGCAGTGCCCATGGGCCCATCTCCAGTGGCACAGCTATCCCCTATTAACA gTGATGACTGCTCTGGGATTCGGACCTCAGCTGTGGGTAGTCACCCGGCTCCACTCCCACCAGccatggtgcagcagcagctgaacAGCAGGGGCAGGATGTTCTTGCCACCTGCCAGGAATCCAGCCTTAATTGTGAAGAAGAAGATTGTGGACAGGGCTATCCACCTCCAGAAAAAG GCAACCATTCACAATGGGCACAGTCCATCTGACTCAACGACTGTCCTGCCCTTCTTGGTGGGAGTGCAGCCGGCCAGCCAGCCTCCCAGGGCGAACCCATCTGTCATGGCAGCCTCTATGAGCCACAGCGCACAT GTCAAAGATGCCAGCACTCAAACGGCCCTGCTTAACCCTACCTGTCCTTCAGGCAATCAGAACCCTGTGTGGGGTGGGCAGACGCTGGCCCCCTCACCCAGCCCCCATGCCATTGCCGAGAAGCTGGATGCTGTACGCACACAGGTACAGAAACTGACGCATGCAATGCACGCGGTGCTAGAGAGGCAGTGCCGCATGGAGcgccagcaggagcagcagcagcgtttCCAGCAAGAGGTGCTGATGACGCTTCAGCAGCTCAGCTCCACTGTGAGCCATGGGACAGTGCCAGGAAACGAGCCCTGTGTCCCCTTCAACAGCATGGCTGATCCCTTGCCCACTGTGCCAAACTTCAGCCAATTCAAGATGGAGCTTATCTGA